A window from Rhizosphaericola mali encodes these proteins:
- a CDS encoding porin family protein, with the protein MKLFRYLLFIVIIGSIRQANAQLITIYAEKFHWGLKGGFNFSRFSNNVFPFDNQNKSDQYYAGFSQYARMTFVPGVTAEYQWTNHFGIGVELNYNGRGSVYRSYIDGSDYIDDYGTRHKGYNYFKYRINNLELPLLLQWKPTNFNPGKLGIVLYGGAAPYWNVRAKYAETTDKTSDVYSAFSSLPNNNLSDVRKFNISTVGGIKLLTSEQEHNNFYIDFRFQYDMKPTFKVDYIGDYNVHNMGTYNWSAGVYFGVSF; encoded by the coding sequence ATGAAGCTGTTTAGATACTTACTGTTTATTGTAATTATAGGATCAATTCGTCAAGCAAATGCTCAATTAATTACTATATATGCGGAAAAATTTCATTGGGGTTTAAAAGGCGGTTTTAATTTTTCTAGGTTTTCCAATAATGTCTTTCCATTTGATAATCAAAATAAATCGGATCAATATTATGCAGGCTTTAGTCAATATGCAAGAATGACATTCGTTCCTGGTGTAACAGCAGAATACCAATGGACCAATCATTTCGGAATTGGCGTGGAGTTAAATTATAATGGTAGAGGTTCTGTATATAGAAGTTATATCGATGGCTCAGATTATATTGATGATTATGGAACAAGGCATAAGGGATATAATTATTTTAAATACAGAATCAATAATTTGGAGTTGCCTTTATTATTGCAATGGAAACCTACCAATTTTAATCCTGGCAAATTAGGTATTGTATTATACGGAGGAGCTGCACCTTATTGGAATGTTAGAGCCAAATATGCAGAAACAACAGATAAGACAAGTGATGTTTATTCTGCATTTAGTTCTCTACCAAATAATAATCTATCTGATGTTAGGAAATTTAATATCAGCACAGTGGGAGGTATAAAATTATTAACTTCTGAACAAGAGCATAATAATTTTTATATTGATTTTAGATTTCAATATGATATGAAGCCCACCTTTAAAGTTGATTATATAGGAGACTATAACGTCCATAATATGGGTACTTACAATTGGTCCGCAGGAGTTTATTTTGGTGTTTCATTTTAA